The Microbulbifer sp. YPW1 genome contains a region encoding:
- a CDS encoding AMP-binding protein, whose protein sequence is MDASLAHKPDPVTAVKTNHGIPPFLVIENAIVDSAAQQNENCARKIIDEDAESTALWLAGESNTIETDTVTLLALYLLGLYRVTQTESFAIPLYVLNNNNRHTVKTLCFFAGETLPQIRERVRQRLEVPGTPISAYSEGDNPLPNSSCAAALLPEGHATKFPQDLLPPYGTNLCQTILTVVNATGGEPSYTWLTRKTGQNDKQNPSLKTFFERLIDVHLRIPGIDLHGVDLLSKEEILQQQGFSSDIIEAVSHTPVYRQVERFAENTPDANAVSVSGRSLTYRQLNSLSNLIAREMAVKGVTHGNYVGVLIQPSPFIFASILAIHKLGAIYVPLDASFPESRLKKIIETAPPTLILYDASGEKMIARLGVPAFNPAHHISNKDLADNIPNPSHDVSIGSASHVFFTSGTTGNPKGILATHKNFSHSLYAGVRRYGFTSADRFIAVARCTFSISMFEYFTALTLGASVELIAPDTISDKTQFIARLRTASVVHMVPSLLRQILDYQAPAGTEITLPSIRYLLTGGDMVPAETLEKSRSIFTQARIFVNYGSSEISCMGCTYEIDRGQAKIRTKIGRPHPNMKVLILDKNKNKLPLGSCGELHFSGDGIVPGYINKGDLNRRKFIDIDGERFFAIGDIGRFDHQGNIELLGREDFQLQINGIRIEPPEIEYRLKQLPSIRDCVVVGRSISKSKNNSLIAYIVEGEALPTPNELTDHLRSHLPEYMCPSAYIALTELPTNHNGKIDRAQLPEPTAQNILSVESTTGKRTKLEEELIEIWERTFDLNGLHQDHDFFEIGGTSLDAISMLTTVHDTYGRKISLPHFLSNRTVKKLARALSINDDSLENEHVTVLKDGDADLPPLFCLNGSIQYRELASTIDIPNQVVSVTLPEEEEIISDGSMTGAFSEISDFQRITQKYLDAILRYQSEGPYLLTGASFGGLIAFEVARDLLRSGKKVDLVGLYDTWVPGYREKAKPVSRVLIGLKKIHESGLSQLRSYGLRVIKRLSGRQKVTHGPENTDIRDVLRSTALAKFKLRPQNQSVLLFNAIDRPRYYGERNEEHLGWKRYASSVEVCKVHGDHIGILKYPHVLCIAEKLEERISALADCDGASRAMH, encoded by the coding sequence ATGGACGCTTCGTTGGCGCACAAGCCAGACCCGGTTACCGCTGTCAAAACGAATCACGGGATTCCACCTTTTCTCGTAATTGAAAACGCAATAGTTGATTCTGCTGCACAGCAGAATGAAAATTGCGCAAGAAAAATCATAGACGAGGACGCTGAAAGCACAGCTCTATGGTTAGCAGGGGAATCAAATACGATAGAAACCGACACGGTCACCCTTCTAGCGCTATATCTTCTTGGTTTGTATCGAGTTACGCAAACCGAGAGTTTCGCCATACCGCTATACGTCTTAAATAATAATAATCGGCATACGGTCAAGACGCTTTGCTTTTTTGCAGGCGAAACTTTGCCACAAATTCGCGAACGCGTCCGCCAACGTCTAGAAGTCCCCGGAACACCTATATCGGCCTATTCAGAAGGCGACAACCCGCTACCAAACTCCAGCTGCGCAGCTGCGCTACTTCCAGAAGGTCACGCAACGAAATTCCCGCAGGATCTGCTTCCGCCGTACGGAACGAATCTTTGTCAGACGATTTTGACTGTGGTAAACGCAACCGGCGGCGAGCCTTCTTATACATGGTTGACGCGAAAAACTGGCCAAAACGACAAACAAAATCCGTCACTAAAAACGTTCTTCGAGCGCTTGATCGATGTTCATTTACGGATCCCCGGCATAGACTTACACGGCGTCGACCTGTTATCGAAAGAAGAAATTCTGCAACAGCAAGGGTTTTCTTCCGACATCATCGAAGCCGTATCGCACACCCCGGTTTACCGGCAGGTAGAGCGTTTTGCTGAAAACACGCCTGACGCTAACGCAGTTAGTGTATCGGGCCGGTCACTGACGTATCGTCAGCTGAACAGTCTATCAAACCTGATTGCCCGTGAGATGGCCGTCAAAGGCGTTACTCATGGCAATTACGTGGGTGTTCTCATTCAACCATCGCCGTTTATCTTTGCCAGCATTCTGGCGATCCATAAGCTGGGGGCAATATACGTCCCGCTGGATGCGTCATTTCCGGAATCGCGGCTAAAGAAAATCATAGAGACCGCACCGCCAACTCTTATATTGTATGACGCATCTGGTGAGAAAATGATAGCCCGGTTGGGCGTACCCGCTTTCAACCCTGCGCACCATATAAGTAATAAAGATCTCGCGGACAACATACCGAACCCATCGCACGACGTTTCCATCGGATCGGCGTCACATGTATTTTTTACTTCTGGAACTACCGGAAACCCGAAAGGGATACTTGCAACGCACAAAAACTTCTCCCATAGCCTGTACGCCGGCGTGCGCCGATACGGCTTTACCAGTGCAGATCGGTTCATTGCTGTCGCGCGATGCACATTCAGCATATCCATGTTCGAATACTTTACAGCGCTTACGCTTGGCGCAAGCGTGGAACTGATAGCTCCTGACACCATTTCAGATAAAACACAGTTTATAGCGCGATTGCGAACGGCCTCTGTTGTACATATGGTGCCCAGTCTTTTGCGGCAGATTTTGGATTATCAAGCTCCAGCGGGAACCGAAATTACGCTACCGAGCATTCGATATCTACTGACGGGCGGCGATATGGTTCCCGCTGAGACCCTGGAAAAATCACGCTCGATATTCACGCAGGCCCGCATTTTCGTTAATTACGGATCAAGCGAAATCAGCTGCATGGGCTGTACCTATGAAATTGACCGTGGTCAGGCGAAAATTCGCACGAAGATCGGCAGGCCTCACCCGAACATGAAAGTACTTATCCTTGATAAGAACAAAAACAAACTTCCACTGGGTTCCTGCGGTGAGTTGCATTTTTCCGGTGATGGTATCGTTCCTGGTTATATTAACAAAGGCGATCTTAACCGACGAAAATTCATCGACATCGATGGCGAACGTTTTTTTGCGATCGGAGACATAGGGCGATTTGACCACCAAGGAAATATTGAACTTCTTGGTCGTGAAGACTTCCAGCTACAGATAAACGGTATCCGTATCGAACCACCTGAAATTGAATATCGTCTGAAGCAACTGCCATCTATACGTGACTGTGTGGTAGTTGGCCGATCTATAAGTAAAAGCAAGAATAACTCGCTCATCGCATATATCGTGGAAGGTGAAGCACTGCCGACACCAAATGAATTAACGGATCATCTCCGCAGCCACTTACCCGAATACATGTGCCCATCAGCATATATTGCGCTGACGGAATTACCGACAAATCACAACGGAAAAATAGACAGGGCACAACTCCCTGAGCCGACCGCGCAAAATATATTGTCGGTGGAGTCTACAACCGGGAAGCGCACAAAACTTGAAGAAGAATTAATTGAAATTTGGGAGCGGACTTTCGACCTCAATGGATTGCACCAGGACCACGATTTCTTCGAAATCGGAGGCACCTCACTTGATGCAATCAGCATGCTAACGACAGTCCATGATACGTATGGAAGAAAGATATCCTTACCGCACTTCCTTTCCAACCGGACCGTAAAGAAGCTGGCACGAGCACTTTCAATAAACGATGATTCTCTTGAAAATGAACATGTTACGGTGTTAAAGGATGGGGACGCAGATCTTCCACCTTTATTCTGCTTGAACGGATCTATCCAGTATCGAGAGCTGGCGTCGACCATCGACATACCGAACCAAGTCGTTTCTGTCACGCTTCCGGAAGAGGAAGAGATTATTAGTGATGGCTCGATGACAGGTGCATTTTCAGAAATTTCAGACTTTCAACGGATTACGCAAAAATATCTGGATGCCATTCTGCGCTATCAGTCTGAGGGGCCCTACCTTTTGACGGGCGCCTCATTTGGCGGCCTTATTGCATTTGAAGTTGCCCGAGATCTCTTAAGGTCCGGGAAAAAAGTAGATCTTGTCGGACTGTACGATACCTGGGTGCCAGGATACAGAGAAAAAGCCAAACCGGTTAGCCGAGTACTGATCGGGCTTAAGAAGATTCATGAGTCCGGACTATCGCAACTTCGCTCGTATGGCCTCCGCGTGATCAAACGGTTAAGCGGCCGTCAGAAAGTTACTCATGGTCCCGAGAATACCGATATACGCGACGTGCTGCGTAGCACTGCGCTCGCCAAATTTAAGCTACGCCCCCAGAATCAAAGCGTTTTGCTGTTCAATGCGATCGATCGACCGCGTTATTACGGTGAGCGCAACGAGGAACATCTCGGCTGGAAGCGCTACGCATCTAGCGTAGAAGTTTGCAAGGTCCATGGCGATCATATTGGCATTCTCAAATATCCGCACGTGCTTTGCATCGCTGAGAAACTTGAAGAACGAATTTCAGCACTGGCCGATTGCGACGGTGCAAGTAGAGCTATGCATTAG
- a CDS encoding serine O-acetyltransferase, producing MKDHKNIDWQTPDWSREKPRRFWDPSRKLLGAIRDFQKIQHKSDPITYLRKKYCKLRHRIWTIVTGAEIDLHCRIGGGLLIPHPNGVVIHPDAIIGANCLIFQQVTLAGIVELDYHVDIGAGAKLLGPLKVGHSARIGANAVVTHNVSSNQTVVGIPARPIAIKSSEPATNN from the coding sequence TTGAAAGACCATAAAAATATAGACTGGCAAACCCCGGACTGGAGCAGGGAAAAACCACGCCGTTTCTGGGATCCGAGCAGGAAATTGCTTGGAGCCATTCGCGATTTCCAAAAAATTCAGCACAAGAGTGATCCAATCACCTACTTAAGGAAAAAGTATTGCAAGTTGCGGCACCGTATTTGGACCATCGTAACGGGCGCCGAGATTGATCTCCATTGCCGTATAGGGGGCGGGCTGCTTATCCCACACCCGAATGGTGTGGTAATACACCCCGACGCGATCATCGGCGCGAACTGCCTTATATTTCAGCAAGTAACGCTCGCCGGAATCGTCGAATTGGACTACCACGTAGATATCGGTGCCGGGGCAAAATTACTCGGCCCGTTAAAGGTCGGTCACAGCGCAAGGATCGGTGCCAATGCGGTGGTTACACATAATGTTTCATCAAACCAAACGGTAGTCGGCATTCCGGCGCGGCCGATAGCTATAAAGTCCAGCGAACCCGCCACAAATAATTAA
- a CDS encoding acyltransferase, whose product MSTQQAQGYMPQLDGLRGVAILAVMTVHFGLGSLLPSEQYSTAFRGAGLSAFFVLSGFLITENLLKQRPGHPLTMGLFGKHLLIFFMRRGFRIYPAYFFLILTLTIIGFEGISKVAIWHYIFVANMDFARYVDITSSYALAHAPTAHLWSISVQEQFYLVLPLAIFLLRGRALVVAIISAILIAPLWRFYWIFVDNSSTTIHHLFALPSLLDTLLSGSLLALYKRDYCGIRSQCSRYMNRVVPLAVAITVLMICSKGAGIGSRYTTLLFDPFFAISIGYVIYNASNNVNNAAGRFLNFRFLRFLGQISFGLYLYHAFAPHLADFVFSGTSLSPDRSSLLWVLSYIAISVLLAWASLKIIEKPALAFRSKIIHRIRSSANRNIGTQGLQPHT is encoded by the coding sequence ATGAGTACTCAACAAGCACAAGGATACATGCCGCAACTGGATGGTTTGAGAGGTGTAGCCATTCTTGCCGTGATGACCGTGCATTTTGGTCTGGGCTCACTACTTCCAAGCGAGCAGTACAGTACCGCATTCCGCGGAGCAGGATTAAGTGCATTTTTTGTTTTGAGCGGTTTTTTGATTACTGAGAATCTTCTCAAGCAAAGGCCCGGCCATCCTCTCACGATGGGCTTATTTGGTAAGCACTTACTGATATTCTTTATGAGACGTGGATTTCGAATATACCCGGCGTATTTTTTCCTGATCTTGACCCTGACGATTATTGGATTTGAGGGTATTAGCAAGGTAGCAATTTGGCACTATATATTTGTTGCCAATATGGATTTCGCGCGTTATGTGGACATCACGTCAAGTTACGCGCTTGCACACGCGCCTACGGCACATTTGTGGTCCATATCGGTACAGGAGCAATTTTACCTTGTGTTACCGCTCGCAATATTTCTCCTTAGGGGCCGCGCGCTCGTAGTCGCCATTATATCGGCAATTCTTATCGCGCCTTTGTGGCGGTTTTACTGGATTTTTGTCGACAATTCCTCGACCACAATTCACCATCTCTTCGCATTGCCATCGCTGCTGGACACTTTGCTGAGCGGATCCCTACTTGCACTCTATAAACGGGACTATTGTGGAATCAGAAGTCAATGCTCCAGGTACATGAATAGGGTCGTGCCCTTAGCTGTGGCAATTACAGTCCTAATGATTTGCAGCAAGGGCGCCGGTATAGGTTCTCGCTACACCACCCTCCTTTTTGACCCGTTTTTTGCCATCAGTATCGGCTATGTCATCTACAACGCATCCAATAATGTCAATAACGCCGCGGGCCGCTTCCTCAACTTTAGGTTCTTACGCTTCCTCGGCCAAATCAGTTTCGGGCTTTATCTATACCATGCGTTTGCACCACATCTAGCGGACTTCGTATTTTCCGGCACTTCACTATCACCAGATAGGTCATCGCTGCTATGGGTGCTGTCTTACATAGCGATCTCCGTTCTGTTGGCGTGGGCATCACTGAAAATCATAGAAAAGCCTGCTCTGGCTTTCCGCTCAAAAATTATCCACCGCATCAGGTCCAGCGCCAACAGGAATATCGGTACACAGGGACTTCAGCCGCATACGTAG
- a CDS encoding undecaprenyl-phosphate glucose phosphotransferase, which yields MNQGWIRIHRSRLIAYYRLLDLTFIFGTLLACLFFLDHTLTKDWFIAALLATIFFAVLSESFELYRSWRIDSYLKMCGKTFLAWGAVCSLLLLIAYFAKVGEHYSRLVIGLWFLTTLVVLNLWRFTWRQVLFSLRMHGRNVRQAVIIGVTDSGIKLYEDFASSPQLGITVKGFYSADVKFPESEVSQTNKAKVNLLGTVEDAVALAKVGELDLVYIALPMREEEAIGDILTRFGDTTATVHILPNFFVANMLHARWHQVGRSNLLSIYDTPIEGFNSWLKRLEDLVLGTLILILLSPVMLFVSAGVLISSPGPVLFKQRRYGLDGRTIDVWKFRSMVTQDNGVQVKQATRNDARITKFGSFIRRTSLDELPQLFNVIQGHMSIVGPRPHAVAHNEEYRRLINGYMLRHKVRPGITGWAQINGWRGETDTLDKMSKRIEYDLHYIRNWSLFFDFRILFLTIFRGFVSKNAY from the coding sequence ATGAATCAGGGATGGATTCGCATTCACCGCAGCAGGTTAATCGCCTACTATCGTCTGCTCGATTTAACCTTCATATTCGGCACACTATTGGCGTGCCTGTTTTTCCTGGACCATACACTGACCAAAGACTGGTTTATTGCCGCTCTACTGGCCACTATCTTTTTCGCAGTCCTATCCGAATCATTTGAGCTCTATCGCTCCTGGCGTATCGACTCTTACCTAAAGATGTGCGGTAAAACGTTCCTTGCCTGGGGTGCTGTGTGCTCGCTACTCCTGCTTATCGCTTACTTTGCCAAGGTGGGTGAGCACTATTCTCGCTTGGTGATTGGCCTCTGGTTCTTAACCACACTGGTTGTGTTGAATCTATGGCGTTTCACGTGGCGCCAGGTCCTGTTTTCTCTCCGTATGCATGGGAGGAACGTACGTCAGGCGGTAATTATTGGTGTAACCGACTCCGGCATAAAACTCTATGAGGACTTTGCGTCCAGCCCGCAGCTCGGAATTACCGTGAAAGGATTTTATAGTGCGGATGTGAAGTTTCCCGAGTCCGAAGTGTCCCAAACCAACAAAGCCAAAGTTAACCTTCTCGGTACTGTTGAAGACGCGGTGGCTCTGGCCAAGGTGGGGGAACTCGATCTTGTATACATCGCACTCCCAATGCGGGAAGAAGAAGCCATTGGCGATATTCTCACCCGTTTCGGAGACACCACTGCAACTGTGCATATTTTGCCGAACTTCTTTGTTGCCAACATGCTCCATGCGCGCTGGCATCAAGTAGGCCGAAGTAACTTGCTCAGTATCTATGACACACCTATAGAGGGCTTCAATAGCTGGCTGAAACGCCTCGAAGACCTGGTCTTGGGTACTTTGATTCTGATTCTGCTTTCGCCTGTCATGCTATTTGTATCGGCGGGCGTGTTAATTTCTTCTCCGGGCCCAGTTCTGTTCAAGCAGCGCCGCTACGGACTGGATGGAAGAACGATTGACGTTTGGAAATTTCGCTCAATGGTGACTCAGGATAATGGCGTCCAGGTCAAGCAAGCTACGCGCAACGATGCGCGAATTACAAAATTTGGCAGCTTTATTCGCCGCACTTCACTGGATGAGCTCCCGCAGTTGTTCAATGTCATTCAGGGTCATATGTCTATCGTTGGTCCTCGCCCACATGCGGTGGCTCACAATGAGGAATATCGGCGGTTGATCAATGGCTATATGCTTCGCCACAAAGTGCGTCCCGGAATAACCGGGTGGGCACAAATCAACGGTTGGCGTGGAGAGACAGACACTCTTGATAAAATGAGCAAACGAATTGAATACGATCTGCACTATATAAGGAATTGGTCACTTTTTTTTGACTTTCGCATTCTTTTCTTAACGATATTCCGCGGTTTTGTTTCCAAAAATGCCTATTAG
- a CDS encoding outer membrane beta-barrel protein — MKITKLQSNTCLAVGLGSFLATSVSATPIALPGGIDLKPSLDSALNYDDNVTNSSTDQIESWLSTLTPTLLFEASNGVDFYTFEYSLEGGHYFSSESDNYTDHSLSGSAKWEITNNFDIELDVSWLKDHLERGIGFTQGIGNLADGPDKFTEGQVKTTFSYGSASNPLIFDFSLGADNTTYDRILPLPGRDQKSQFAGISTGIQVGSRTAVVAEIDYSEIDFDFTVNGAPASSRGLDNEQIDYLGGIDWSSAKTDLSIRVGERHKRFINNSRENFVGPRWILSVSWSPLTYSAISLTSQRRTDEPRGFGDFIDTTAHSVSWRHNWTTRLGTTLAHARQKSDYFGIEQVDSSHTSTASLSYNFRPWMSFQVGASHFNQTSTLDRLNFERNISFIRATVSP; from the coding sequence GTGAAAATTACCAAGCTGCAATCGAATACATGTTTAGCGGTGGGACTCGGAAGTTTTTTGGCAACGTCCGTTTCTGCAACACCGATAGCGCTTCCAGGCGGCATAGACCTGAAGCCATCCCTGGATAGCGCACTTAATTATGACGATAACGTTACCAATTCCAGTACCGATCAGATTGAAAGCTGGCTAAGTACACTTACTCCAACCCTTCTCTTTGAAGCAAGTAACGGCGTAGATTTCTATACATTTGAATATTCATTGGAAGGTGGTCACTATTTTTCCAGTGAGAGCGATAATTATACAGACCATTCTCTTTCTGGTAGTGCCAAATGGGAAATAACAAATAATTTTGACATCGAACTAGATGTATCCTGGTTAAAGGATCATTTAGAGCGAGGCATTGGATTTACACAAGGCATCGGCAACCTTGCTGATGGCCCCGATAAGTTTACCGAAGGCCAGGTAAAAACGACATTTAGTTATGGCAGCGCGTCAAATCCACTGATATTCGATTTCTCATTGGGCGCTGACAATACCACTTACGACCGCATCTTGCCGCTACCAGGACGCGACCAAAAAAGTCAGTTTGCTGGTATTAGCACGGGCATTCAGGTCGGAAGCCGGACAGCCGTTGTCGCAGAAATTGATTACAGTGAAATTGATTTCGATTTCACAGTCAATGGTGCTCCGGCCTCTTCACGCGGGCTGGACAACGAGCAGATCGATTATCTTGGCGGTATCGACTGGAGTAGTGCAAAAACAGATTTGAGTATTCGAGTGGGTGAGCGTCACAAACGGTTCATCAACAATAGCCGCGAAAATTTTGTTGGCCCAAGATGGATACTCAGTGTCTCTTGGTCCCCTCTGACCTATAGCGCCATTTCCCTTACAAGCCAGCGCCGCACCGACGAGCCCCGCGGCTTCGGTGATTTTATCGATACCACCGCGCATTCGGTTAGTTGGCGACATAATTGGACGACCAGACTCGGGACCACACTGGCCCACGCCCGACAAAAGAGTGATTACTTTGGCATCGAGCAGGTTGATAGCAGCCATACCAGCACAGCTTCACTCAGCTACAATTTCAGGCCGTGGATGAGCTTTCAGGTGGGAGCTTCTCACTTCAACCAAACGTCGACGCTAGACCGATTGAATTTTGAGCGCAACATTTCGTTCATACGAGCGACTGTTTCCCCTTAA
- a CDS encoding polysaccharide biosynthesis/export family protein: MRINTLHQLVLIAISLVGCTQAIAQGFNSYDYELGPGDQIEIVVFGEDDLSIDSQIGDNGVINYPYIGELHASGLTIRALQDMIKSDLKGDYLVNPIVQISIAQYRPFFIDGEVEVPGGYPFQPGLTILKAAALAQGFTERASREKIFITREINGEEKIVKAELGTHIRPGDIVTVEQRFF; this comes from the coding sequence ATGAGAATAAATACACTGCATCAGTTAGTTCTAATTGCGATTTCATTGGTTGGTTGCACTCAAGCAATCGCGCAGGGGTTCAATTCTTATGATTACGAGCTTGGTCCCGGAGACCAGATAGAAATCGTTGTGTTTGGCGAAGACGATTTAAGCATCGACTCTCAGATAGGCGATAACGGGGTCATAAATTACCCGTATATCGGTGAGCTTCATGCTTCAGGATTAACGATTCGCGCGTTACAGGACATGATAAAGAGCGATTTAAAAGGTGATTATCTGGTCAACCCGATCGTACAAATATCCATAGCACAATATCGGCCTTTTTTTATCGATGGGGAGGTCGAGGTTCCGGGTGGCTATCCCTTCCAGCCTGGCCTTACGATTTTGAAGGCAGCTGCACTTGCACAAGGCTTTACTGAGCGCGCGTCTCGCGAAAAAATATTCATTACACGTGAGATTAACGGCGAAGAGAAAATAGTAAAGGCAGAGTTAGGTACCCATATTCGCCCGGGCGATATCGTAACGGTCGAACAGAGATTTTTTTGA
- a CDS encoding polysaccharide biosynthesis tyrosine autokinase, with protein sequence MNNIDSNHYGDSFSSEEFVDLRKYFSILWSYKFPIVTVGLIAGILAAGFMWLQPKQYQATSTISFASGRANIVQIREIVETGNENRDYLQTQAEVIRSRQLASRVVERLQLTKASFDAPPNAITSLFELNGPTKPASELDSDAAMQQADQAAQESSETVPVSDARTSELTPEEVVSANSAPTSALLVNMLIKNLSVELVRGTQLITISVVTHSSELSAEIANTLAEEYLASQLEQKRDVASEATDWLGERLDVLRTNLEESEQTLLAFQRAENLVDVDGVRGLAAQELNEVTTQLLVAKRQLQQVSTSYQLVRRRGDDTEALASLPQIQEQPTILALRQQVSDIRRQISDLQLRYGAKHPRMIAAVNELDSANNALADEITGIVSVIVGQYEAAQANVNALEAELQRVKDDFQELSRKEIQFEELKRQVEINRELYDTFLTRASETSQGTGFDKGNARITDPAVPPLEPLDNKFNLIVFAVVIGSVLLSSVFVLIYEMVQDSIRNPDDVELVLKQKMFGLIPLHKQNNTESNFSARSYFDETYFQYAESIKTLRTSLVLSHLDTPAKIIALTSSVPSEGKTTVSTSLAFALAQNERVLLIDADLRRPSVGKTFGFATKVPGLTNLIAGTHKATECVHRDDASGLDVMPSGPIPPDAQQLLNSLRFSNTVKLLSKQYDRIVIDTAPVNAVSDALMISRISDATLFVVKSGSTRRKVILRGIERLTQVGINIDGIILNQVDVNSRFARSEEFYGYYGGQYGYGQSTDDRSESLAAPRSVKLETV encoded by the coding sequence ATGAATAATATAGATTCGAATCACTATGGTGATAGCTTTTCATCGGAGGAATTTGTAGACCTTCGAAAATACTTCAGCATACTCTGGTCTTACAAATTTCCTATAGTAACAGTCGGGCTAATTGCCGGAATCTTGGCTGCTGGTTTTATGTGGCTTCAGCCAAAACAATATCAGGCAACATCCACTATTAGCTTTGCAAGTGGTCGCGCCAATATCGTGCAAATTCGTGAAATTGTAGAAACCGGCAATGAAAACCGAGACTATTTGCAAACCCAGGCAGAAGTAATCCGTTCCCGTCAGCTGGCTTCTCGCGTTGTCGAACGACTCCAACTCACAAAAGCTTCTTTCGACGCACCGCCAAACGCGATCACCAGTTTATTTGAATTAAACGGCCCAACCAAACCTGCCTCAGAGTTAGACAGCGACGCGGCAATGCAACAGGCAGATCAAGCCGCGCAGGAAAGCAGTGAAACCGTTCCTGTTTCAGATGCCCGCACTTCAGAGCTTACCCCTGAAGAGGTGGTATCGGCCAATAGCGCCCCCACCAGTGCCCTTCTGGTCAATATGCTTATTAAAAACCTCTCGGTAGAGCTAGTCCGGGGGACACAGCTGATTACCATTTCCGTAGTCACCCATTCTTCAGAACTTTCCGCCGAAATTGCAAACACACTTGCAGAGGAATATCTCGCCAGCCAATTAGAACAGAAACGTGACGTGGCCTCCGAAGCAACTGACTGGCTGGGCGAACGGCTCGATGTGCTACGCACTAATCTGGAAGAGTCTGAACAGACGCTTCTCGCGTTCCAGCGCGCGGAAAACCTCGTAGATGTCGATGGTGTGCGTGGACTGGCCGCACAGGAACTCAATGAAGTCACAACACAATTGCTTGTGGCAAAACGTCAGCTTCAACAGGTCTCTACCAGCTATCAGCTGGTTCGACGCAGAGGAGACGACACTGAAGCGCTGGCTTCGCTTCCTCAAATTCAGGAACAACCAACGATTCTGGCGTTACGCCAACAGGTATCTGACATTCGGCGACAGATATCCGACCTCCAGCTTCGCTATGGTGCAAAACATCCGCGCATGATCGCTGCGGTCAATGAGCTTGATTCTGCAAATAATGCATTGGCGGACGAGATTACGGGTATAGTTTCGGTAATTGTTGGCCAATACGAAGCCGCTCAAGCGAACGTAAATGCACTCGAGGCTGAGCTCCAGCGGGTGAAGGATGATTTTCAGGAGCTTTCCCGAAAGGAAATCCAATTTGAAGAACTGAAACGCCAGGTAGAAATTAACCGTGAGCTCTATGACACCTTTCTAACCAGAGCCAGTGAAACTTCACAGGGAACAGGATTTGATAAAGGCAACGCGCGCATCACGGACCCGGCCGTGCCACCCCTCGAACCACTTGACAACAAATTTAATTTGATTGTTTTCGCAGTCGTTATTGGTTCAGTTTTATTATCTTCCGTTTTCGTTCTGATATACGAAATGGTACAGGACAGCATACGAAATCCGGACGACGTGGAATTAGTGTTAAAACAAAAAATGTTTGGACTGATTCCATTACACAAACAAAATAATACGGAGAGTAATTTCTCAGCAAGGTCGTACTTTGATGAGACATATTTTCAATATGCCGAATCCATTAAGACATTGCGCACAAGTCTTGTACTGTCACACCTTGATACACCGGCTAAGATCATTGCCTTGACATCATCGGTGCCAAGCGAAGGAAAAACAACAGTTTCGACTAGTTTGGCATTCGCATTAGCACAAAATGAGCGTGTTTTGTTAATTGATGCTGACTTGCGTAGGCCTTCCGTGGGAAAAACCTTTGGTTTTGCAACCAAGGTACCAGGCCTCACCAACCTTATCGCGGGCACTCACAAAGCCACAGAATGCGTGCACCGGGACGATGCTTCCGGCCTTGATGTCATGCCGTCAGGTCCGATTCCCCCCGACGCACAACAATTACTAAATTCACTGCGGTTTAGCAATACAGTTAAATTACTGTCCAAGCAGTACGACCGTATCGTGATTGACACCGCGCCGGTGAATGCGGTCAGTGATGCACTGATGATTTCACGTATATCGGACGCAACATTGTTTGTGGTCAAATCTGGATCAACTCGTCGGAAGGTGATCCTGAGAGGCATTGAACGATTGACTCAGGTGGGCATAAATATCGATGGCATCATTCTGAATCAAGTGGATGTGAACTCCAGGTTCGCGCGCTCTGAAGAGTTCTACGGTTACTATGGCGGTCAATACGGTTATGGTCAGTCTACCGATGACCGCAGTGAGAGCTTAGCGGCTCCCCGCTCGGTAAAGCTTGAGACTGTATGA